The DNA sequence ATTTTTTCAGGATAAATTTCTCATTCATGCCTAAAATTTTCCAGGTCGACGAAATCTTGCCCGCATATTCCATGACCCGGTAATCGAGATAGGGAAGGCGGATTTCCACCGAATTGGCCATGGCCATGCGGTCGCCCTGAGATGACAGAAGATAGTTGCTCAAAAATATCCAGGTCTCCAGATACTGGGCTTTACCAAGTGAATCGAGGGAAGAAAATTGTTCAGGAAGGGAAGGGATGAGTGTATCGGCGGCGGAATAACCGCTCAATGAAGACTGCATCTGTGACGAAAAGAGTCTTTTTATCCGGCTGGTATTATTCCAGCGGATACGATGGGAGAAAAGGGGATCGTCGATATTTTTAAGTCCCTGCCCGAAAAAGCTCCGCAATGCCCGTCGCTGGTTATCATTCCGGAAGATATGGGGATACAATCTGCCCATCAGGTTCCCCCGGCCGGGTGAATCCGGATTACGTGCCAAGAACTTTCGGGCAAGAACTTCCCTGAAAATGTTATATCCCCCGAACACCTCATCAGCGCCCTCGCCGGTCAGCACCACTTTGAAATTGCTGTTTCGCACCAGGCCCGACAGCAGATAGAGCGGCACCGGCGCAGTACGCAAAAGCGGGCGCTCGGTGTGCCATATAATCGATGGAAAGTGAGTGGCAATATCCCGGTTTGACGCTCTGATTTCACTATGGTTGACTTTGAGATAATCGACCATGTGCCTTTGATGAGCGCCTTCATCAAAGGCATGCTCGTCGAATCGTATCCCGAAGGTCCGGACCTCGTTGTTGAAATTATTGACTACAAGGGATGTTATCCCCGAGGAATCGAGCCCGCCGCTGAGATAGGCGCCCACCGGGACGTCGGCCCGTAGCCTGATCCGGATGGCATCGGTAAGAAGCTCATGGATCTTTTCGCCGATAACATCCGGGGGATCATCGATCCACCGGTCCTTTGGATACAGGGGAATATCCCAGTATTTATGTATAGAGATCCGCCCCCGGACTGCTTTCATATAATGACCGGGGCACAGCTCCCTGATATTTCTGAACACGGTCGTTCCCGGCATGGTGGTCCAGAAAGTAAAGGTCTGATCGATTGCTGCCGGGTCGATCTCCGGGCTGATACCTTCTACGGTAAAGAGCGCCTTACACTCCGATGCAAAGAGAAGACGGTTCTCTGCGGTGGTATAATGAAGGGGTCGGATTCCGGCGCGGTCACGGGCAAGAAGCAATGTCTGCGTACCGGCATCCCAGAGTGCAATGGCGAACTGGCCGTTGAGTTCGTTAAAACAGGCCTCACCCTTCTCTTCGTACAGATGAACAATGACTTCGGTGTCGGACGTGGTCGAAAAGACATGTCCCCGGGTGATGAGTTGTTCACGAAGCTCGGGATAGTTGAATATTTCCCCGTTGAATACCACCCATATCTTCTTGTTTTCATTTGAGATCGGCTGGGTACCGCCGGAAAGGTCGATAATGCTCAGACGGGTATGGGCCATCCCGATAGTATCGTCGATATAGACCCCCGATTCATCGGGGCCGCGATAGCGCATGATACCGATCATGCTTTTCAGCGTCTCGATCGACAGGGGCGCCGGACCACTGAGGTTGAGTATGCCTGCTATACCGCACATGGAGATAACAGGAATGAAGAGAGTGGTGGATTAGTGGCGTAATGGAAATGCATACGGCTCCTTTGACATTCGACAGATAACGACCATTCAACTGCTGCTTTTTTTTGTCACAAATGTCGAAATGTTATTGAGACTGTCGAGATTTTCCGGAAGCATT is a window from the Chitinivibrionales bacterium genome containing:
- the asnB gene encoding asparagine synthase (glutamine-hydrolyzing) encodes the protein MCGIAGILNLSGPAPLSIETLKSMIGIMRYRGPDESGVYIDDTIGMAHTRLSIIDLSGGTQPISNENKKIWVVFNGEIFNYPELREQLITRGHVFSTTSDTEVIVHLYEEKGEACFNELNGQFAIALWDAGTQTLLLARDRAGIRPLHYTTAENRLLFASECKALFTVEGISPEIDPAAIDQTFTFWTTMPGTTVFRNIRELCPGHYMKAVRGRISIHKYWDIPLYPKDRWIDDPPDVIGEKIHELLTDAIRIRLRADVPVGAYLSGGLDSSGITSLVVNNFNNEVRTFGIRFDEHAFDEGAHQRHMVDYLKVNHSEIRASNRDIATHFPSIIWHTERPLLRTAPVPLYLLSGLVRNSNFKVVLTGEGADEVFGGYNIFREVLARKFLARNPDSPGRGNLMGRLYPHIFRNDNQRRALRSFFGQGLKNIDDPLFSHRIRWNNTSRIKRLFSSQMQSSLSGYSAADTLIPSLPEQFSSLDSLGKAQYLETWIFLSNYLLSSQGDRMAMANSVEIRLPYLDYRVMEYAGKISSTWKILGMNEKFILKKSFEKILPPEITSRPKHPYRAPIQQGLYGTKATGYIDSMLSPQTVKNAGIFDPGKIEKLKEKVTTNPVMSEVDGMALAGVLSTQVLYDKFIADFPANRFSDMSIDLVVDKRTGART